The genomic stretch CCGCTGATTGCATCGGCGACATCAAGGCGAACGAGCACACGCAGGACGAACGAGACTGTCTGGTCGATCAGGCGATGCGCCTGCTGTTTTCGGCGATCGGTCCTGTCCGTGCGATCGCGACGGGACCGCTCGCGGACGTGGCATCGCGATATATGCCGGCTGCGCACGACCCGTTACTTTGCTTCGACCGCGCGCGCGGCGAGGCGGCCTGACGGCGCGGCCCTTTTGTCGAAGGGCATCGACCGTCGTCAGCACACCGAGCAGCACAGTCCACGGCGTCACCACGTTGCTGGCGCCGTCGACATTTCGACGCCGGCGCCGTCGACACACTCCTGCATTTGATTCGGGCAACCTATCTTGTTGAAATCGTTCATGGTGCCCCGATCGATCGATCCAGCAGGCCCGCATCGACTTACGCGCCCGCGCTGCTCACGTGAAAAATCCTAACGAAACCTTTCCAGCACGAAATCAACACGTTATTGGCTTTTACAAGCAATGCGGCGATCTTCACGAGGAATGCTGCCTTGTATTCCAAATGCTCCACGGCTAATGATTCGGAATGCCGCGTAGCACTCATAAACGCATCATGGAACTTCCCCCCGTCATCTTCGAGGCGGGCCCTTTCTCGCCGGCCGAAACAGTCATTCTGACCGGCATAACTGAATCCACGCTGCAGAATTGGACGAACAAGGGCTACCTCGGAGCCGACAAGGTCGGATTGGGTCGGGGTGCGAAACGCCGCTACACGTTGGCTGACATCGAGACCATCATGTTCGGAATGGACATGGTGGGGGCCGGCATCTCGCCAGTTGTCGCATTTGAGTACGCGCCCGTGGTCCAGCGGCGGACCGCCGAAGCCGTCGAGCGAATTAGAGATCGCCTGATCGAAGACGGCCATTCCGCGGCGTCGCTGCAAAGGGATCTAAGCGATCAGGTCGTTGAATTGCTGGCCTGCTTTGCGGCCAACCCAGACGTTGGCAGCAGCGAGGATTACTACGCGGTCAATATTTTGCACGGCGGCAAGCTGCAGTTTCAGCACCTGCCGGACGGCAAATGGGCCGTGATGCTCTTGCGGGTTGGTTTGCGCAAGCTCGGGCTGGCGAGTCATCTCGATGCCATCAAAGCCGCGAAGCAGGCAAAGCGGGCGGCGCGGCCAAAGAGACCGCCAGTCAAGCGGATGACCGAAGAGGAACTTCTGGCTGGCCTCGAGGGGATGGACGAACCGGGCACCGAGAAGGGGAAACCCTGATGCCTCGTCAGCTTGCCCTTCCGCCGAATCTGCCGCCGCGGCTGATCGCTCGAGAGGCCAGCGCCGCGTATGCGTGTCTCTCGCCCAACACCTTCGATGAAATGGTGAGGGATGGCAGGATGCCGAAGCCCCGAATGCTCGGCTCGAAACGTCTGGCATGGGACGTCCGCGAACTTGATGCTGCGATCGACGCTCTTCCCCGCGATGGTGAAGATGCGAACACCGTCGCCGCTGATGACGGTTGGGGAGAAGAGCATGCCCCGTAAGCTCCCGCCGCATGTCGAGCGCAATCACGTGAAGGGACACACCTACCTGTCCTTCAGGATAGGGAAGGGGCCGCGCACCCGGTTGCCGAGCGATCCGTCGTCGGCTGAATTTCGCGAAGCCTACGCGGCCGCCATGGCCGGCGAGACTCCGCCAGCGCGTGCCGCGATGCAAAAGGACGCGCCCGGGACCATCGGCGCCTTGGTGACCTCCTACATGCAGACCGCAGCGTTCATCTCTCTGCGAGACACGTCGAAAGCCGGCTATATGACGCGGCTTGAGACGATCCGAGTGGAGCACGGTCACCGCAGCGTCGCGGGCCTCACACGCGATCGGATCAACACCTTCATCCTGTTGCCCTACGCCGACAGGCCAGGCGCGGCACTCGACACGTTGAAGAAGCTGCGGATCCTGATTCGGCACGCGATCGAAAAGGGACTGCTGAAGCACGACCCGTCGGCGGGCATCAAACGACCGAAATCCAAGCCGATCAGGGCTTGGACCGATGCCGAGATGGCGGCCTATGAGGAACGGTGGCCGCTCGGCACGAAACAACGCACCGCCTATGCGCTGATGCTGGGAGTCGGTACGGCGCGCGTCGACGTTCACCGGATGACCTGGACGCAAGTCGATTCTGCCGGTGTTGGCTACACCCGCAACAAGACCGGCGTGGCCGTCGATATCGGGCTGGACACGGGCTTGCGGGCGGCATTGGACGCGGCGCCGCGGGAACACGTCACGATCATCAACACCGAGTTCGGCCGGCCCTTCACCGTCGATGGGTTCAGCGGCTTCATGCGGGATGCGATGACAGCGGCGGGACTGCCGCTCGATTGCAAGCCACACGGTCTACGCAAGACGCTCGGTCGGAAACTCGCCGACGCCGGCGTCTCGGCACACGACATCATGGCCGCGCTCGGTCACACGACGCTCGCACAGGCCGAACTCTACACCAAAGAAGCGAACCGGCGACGAGGCGGACAGCGCGCCGTCACCCAGCTTAACGACCATAAGGCGAACATCCATTCCCAAACCGCATCCGAGCGTTTGGGGAAAGTGGTCAAAACCGGTGGAAAATCAGAATGATGGGCAAGCCGATGGCGCTCCCTAGCGGAATCGAACCGCTCTCTCCACCGTGAAAGGGATCGTAATCCGTCCACGGTGGACCATAAACATTTTCGCAATTCAATAAAACCAATGGTTACAGCCACTTTCGGCAACGTGCGTCTATTGACGTTCACGGGTGTATATTGGACATGTGTTGGACACGCTCGTTTATCCACCGTGCACGGGATACATCATGGCTCGGACTGTCCAAGACGCGAAGCTTGAATCCCGCACCGCGCGCGACCGGCTCAAGAGCAGCGGCAAGCCTTACTTCCGCACGCTGGAGCCTGGCCTTCACCTTGGCTACCGCAAGCCCGTCAGTGGCCCCGGCAAGTGGGTGGCGCGGCATTACATCGGCGAGGGCGGTTATGAGATCGAGACGTTGGCCATTGCCGACGACTTTTCCGACCCCGATGGCGTGGCGATTCTGTCCTTTGGCCAAGCGCAGACGCTGGCGCGGTCCCGAATGGTGCTGCGCGCGCACGCTGCCGTCGGCAAGACCAAGCCCCTGACCGTGGCCGATGCCGTCGAGTCCTACATCCAATATCTGATGACGAATAAGAAATCGGGGCAGGAGGGGCGGTACGCCGCGGACGCCTTCATTCTTCCTGCCCTTGGCAAAATCGAGGTCGACAAACTGACTACTGACCAGATTCGGAAATGGCATGTCGGCGTTGCCGCCGCACCGGCCCGCATCCGAACCAAGCCGGGCGGAAAGCAAAAGTTTAAGCCTGACGTGTCGGATCCGGAACAGGCTCGCCGCCGCAAGTCGTCGGCGAATCGCATCCTGACCGTTTTGAAGGCGGCACTTAACCGGGCGTGGCGGGATGAGCAGGTCGCGTCTGATGGCGCGTGGCGACGGGTCGAGCCGTTCGAGGGCGTCGAGTCCGCACGGGTGCGGTATCTGACGTTGCCCGAGGCGTCTCGCTTGCTCGCAGGCGCTGACGACGACTTCCGGTTGCTGGTACGGGGCGCGCTGGAAACAGGCGCCCGGTATGGCGAACTGTGCTTGCTGACCGTCGCCGACTTCAACCCAGACAGCGGCACCGTGACAATTCGCCAGTCAAAAAGCGGGAAGGCCCGCCATGTGGTGCTGACTGCAGACGGCGCGGCGTTCTTTGCCGAGCGGACGAAGGGACGGCAGGGTGGCGAACCGATGTTCGTCAAAGCGGGCGGGGGACCATGGCTGCCGTCGCATCAAGCGGCGCCGATGGAAACCGCCAACACGCGAGCGGCGATCGATCCGCCAATCAACTTCCACGGCTTGCGGCACACATGGGCATCGCATGCGGTGATGGGCGGCGTCCCGATGCTGATCGTTGCGAAAAACCTTGGACACTCCGACACGCGCATGGTCGAGAAGCACTATGGGCATCTGGCAAGTAGCTTCGTTACCGATGCAATTCGAGCAGGTGCTCCGCGATACGACGGCACGGTTTAGATAGTTAATCTACACTTAACGAAGTCCACGGGCGTTGCTTGTTGACAACGGGGGCTCATTATGCAATTATCTGCGCGCAGTAGAAATCCGCACTAAGGGTTTTTATTGGTCAAACATAAGGTGCAACGCTCCCTGAGCGTGGCGCCTTTTTTCATATCTGCCATCGCCCGCCCGACATTCGTCGCGGCGGGTTTTTTCGTACCTGGAGCACACCATGAATTCCCAGACAGTAGACGAGTTCTGCCACAGCCACGGCATCAGCCGCGCTTTCTTCTACAAGCTTGCCGCGAAGGGGCAGGCCCCGAAAATCTTCAAGATTGGCCGATGCACGCGCATCAGCGACAGCGCCGCAATCGAATGGGTCGCGGCGCGCGAAGCTGCCAGCGTGAAGGTGGCGGCATGAAAATCACCGCGCTTGAAATCATCGCTGATCCCAAGCCCTGGAAGACCGGCGACAAACTCATTGCCAAATTCAACGTCGAATTTGCCGGCTTGCGGATGATCGACTGCCTTTTGATACGTGCCTCGCGGGGCTTTCTGCTTGCCCAGGTGCCCCGCGGCACTGGTCGCGACGAAGGCAAGCGTCTTGTCGAGATCGTTGAACCTGATGTCCGCGTAAAGATGGCCGAAGCGGCCTTCGCGGCCTTCACCATTCTCGGCGGGACCGAGAAAGCTGCCTAACCACGCATACCCGGCGAGATGTCTCGACCGGATTCAACGAGCCGCAAGCGCGGCAGAAAGCAACACCATGGAAACGATAGTGCCCGCCGCCGGCGATTGGCATCTCTGCATTGACGATGAAACATCAAGTAGCAAATTTCACCGTGTCACGATACTAGCTTGGGCAATTAGCCAAAACCCGGCGGCGTTGCCGGTGCCAATTACTCCGTTCGGGCGCGGTGACGTGTCGGGCGAATATATGGTCCAAGCGGTCAGCGAAAGCGCCGACCAATTCATCATATTGCCGAACGGTCCCGCGCTTGCTGGAAACGACTTCAACGGCGCGAAGCAGTGGTTCAAGCAGAAACGCCTTGCAGGTGCGGCATGACGGACCCGAAGCCCCTGAAGGGGCTGCGCGCGGCGAGCCAGCCGCCCGCGCCGGTCTATCCTACGCCAATGCCGCCAACCCTGGTCAGGGTGGCGCCGCCGCAAAAGGTCACGCCGCCGCCGAAGCTGATACAGTCCAGCGGCGAGTTCGTGGCCAATTTCCTTGCCCCGTCCTATTTGCTCGACGGCATCGTGCAGCGCCACTTTTGCTACAGCCTGACCGCGGCGACAGGAGCGGGCAAGACCGCAATCGCGCTGCGGCTCGCTGTGCACGTTGGACTCGGGCGCAAGCTTGGGGACCGGGAGGTGGAGAAGGGGCGGGTGCTCTACTTCGCATCGGAAAATAGCGTTGACGTGCAAGCGCGCTGGATTGCGATGGCAGAGCATTGCGGTTTCGACGTCAACACCATCGATGTTCACTTCGTGTCAGGCGCAAGCAAACTGTCCGAGATTGCGGAGCGCATCACGATTGAAGCCGCGGCGCTTGGCGAATTGGCCTTGGTCGTGGTCGATACATCTGCCGCGACGTTCGAGGGGACGGACGAAAACAGCAACGTGGACTCGCTGCAACACGCCAAGCGGATGCGCAGCCTGACCGAATTGAAGGGCGCGCCTACCGTCCTGGTCCTGTGCCATCCCGTCAAAAGCGCAACGAACGACAACCTGCTGCCCCGTGGTGGCGGATCCTTTATTGCCGAGATCGATGGCAACCTGTGCGCCCGCAAGAGCGATTCCGCGGTCGAGCTTCATTGGGCCGGCAAGTTTCGCGGGATGGACTTTGCGCCAATCCTGTTCCGGCTCGACACGGTGACAGCCGAGCGGCTGAAGGATGGGCGCGGGCGCTCCATGCCGACAGTGATGGCAACCCCGATGGACGACGCAGGAAAGGATGCCATGGCGGTCGCGGCGCGCACTGATGAGGACATGGTGTTGCGGGCGATCGACGGAAATGCGGGGGCATCATCGAACGAACTGGCAAAGGTGCTGGATTGGAAAATGCGGGACGGGCGGCCCTATGGCGTGCGCGTGCGGCGCGCGGCAGAGAAGCTTGCGGGTGACGGGCTGATAATGAAGCACCGCGGAGAGTGGACGTTGAGCGCGCGCGGGGAGAAGGAATTGAACCGCCTGGACAAGCGCGCGACCGGAACAGACGGGCGGAACAGCCTTGTTTCGATCCTGCCTCAAATGCCACCAAAACCGGTGCCCTAAAGCGGCCGGAACACGGACTGTTTCGTTCTGTTCCGATGACCAGAGAAACCCTTATAGAATGGGCAGAACATGTGTTCCGATACATGTTTCGATCCTATGTCGCGGGTGGGGGCATTTATGCCCCCGCATAGGGTGGAACAGAACAGTCTAAGTGTAGGGCTGTTTCGCTGTTCCGGTAGCTGCGCTTTCTTGCTTACTTCCTTGGAAAATGGAGCGTTTGCCAAGGAAGAGTTGTCCGCCGCCGCGCGCCTTTGCGATTATGTGTTGACTGGTATCAATACGGGCTGATTTGCAAAGCGCCTTAGATTGTAGTATGTTGCGCCTTCAATGACCCTGGTTCGCTCTATGAGCGCGCCGGGGCTTTTTCGTTTAAGCACGCGCTACTGTCCGTGCAAGTACACATAGGTCCAAGACTGTCCATCCTCGACGGCTACCTAGCAGAGCAACTGACCGACGCACTGGTCAACGCGGACATACCGCAGGCCGCAGTGGTTACTGCGCAGGAGATGAGCGGCCCGCCTTGGGATCCAGTGCTCACCGATGTCCCGCATGACTGCTCTGGCTGGACAGATAACTATTCGCAGATCGATCACGCCGACAGCAACGTGCAGGTCAATGACCGCAAGGTCTATGTGCTGTGCTCGACGCTTGCCATCACGCCGACGACTGCCGACACCGTGACCATTGCGGGCGCGACCTACGCAATCGTCAATGTGCAGCGTGATCCCGCTGGAGCGGCGTGGGTGATGCAATGTCGGACGTGACCCCGAGTGCGCGCCTTTCGCGCCGTCGCGCCAGCGGCCCGCGCTACCCCGCAGCGGTCCCAATGCCGCGCTTTCTTAGGGGGGAACCTTTCGGAGGGGGGGCCTTTTCCTTTCTCTCGCGCAACCGGGGTCAAAATTGAACGCCAAAAAGGCGATCAAGTTTTTGCAATCACTAAAAGTCCCGGAAGGTCCGGCGGCCGGCGAGCCGCTGCGGCTGGCTGCATTCCAGAAAAAATTCGTCACCGGTGCCTTGGCCAAGAACGTCAGCGTTGCGTGCCTTAGCATCGGCCGCGGCAATGCGAAGACCGCACTTTCCTCTGGCCTTGCCCTTGGCGAATTGCTCGGCGAGATCGGTGACACCCAGCCGAACCGTGAGATTCCAGTGGGCGCCCGCACGCGCGACCAGGCCCGGTTGGTCTGGAATTTCGTCGCCGGCTACGCCCGTTATTTGCCGGAGGATGTGCAGAAACGGTTGACCTTCCGCCGCGCTCCGCGGCTGGAGATCGAGTACACGGACGAGAACGGGACGCACTTGCTGCGCTGTCTCGCCGCTGACGGCAAGTCTGCTTTGGGCGGTGCCCCGACGCTCGCCATCATGGATGAGCGTGGCCACTGGGCCAAGGATAAGGGCGACGAGCTAGAACACGCTCTGCTGTCTGGCCTTGGCAAGCGCAACGGTCGCGCGCTGATCATCTCCACGTCCGCCCCCGACGACAATCACCCGTTTTCCAAGTGGCTCGATGAGCCGCAAGAAGGCGTCTATGTGCAGGAGCATCGGCCGCCGCCGGGCCTTCCTGCTGACGATCTGGAAAGCCTGCTGATCGCAAACCCCGGCGCCGTCGCCGGCATCGGTTCGTCGGTCGAGTGGCTGCAGTCGCAGGCCCGTCGCGCCATTGCGCGGGGCGGTTCGAGCCTGACCACGTTCCGGCTTTATAATCGCAACGAGCGTGTCAGCGGCGAGACCCGCGATTTGCTGTTGACCGTCGATGAATGGCTGTCGTGCGAAGCGGCCGAACTGCCGCCGCGCGCTGGTCAGGTGGTCATCGGGATCGACCTTGGCGGCAGCGCCAGCATGACCGCCGCCGCGTTCTATTGGCCAGACACCGGCCGGCTCGAATGCCTTGGCTGGTTTCCGACCGCACCCAATCTTGCCGACCGCGGCGCGTCGGATGGCGTCGGCGCCCGCTATGGCGAGATGGCCAGCCGCGGCGAACTGTCTACCCTTGGTCATGCTACCGTGCCCGTCGCGGCGTGGTTGTCGGAAGTGATGCGCCATATCGAGGGCGAGCGCGTCGCCGCGCTGTGCATGGACCGCTACAAGCAGGCCGAACTTGGTCAGGCCATCGATGCTGCCGGCATCCGCGCTCCGCTGATCTGGCGGGGCTTTGGCTTCAAGGATGGCAATGAGGATTGCGAGCGCTTCCGCCGCTCGTGCTTTGACGGTCTGGTAAAGGCCGCGCCGTCGCTGCTGTTGCGCTCTGCATTTGCGGAAACCGTCTGCCTTCGCGACCCAGCGAACAACATCAAGCTGGCCAAGGCCCGCAGTTTGGGCCGGATCGACGCCGCCTCCGCATCGGTGCTGGCCGTCGCGCAAGGCGCCCGCATGCTCGCCGCGCCGGCGAAAAAGGTCCGCGAGGCGATCTGGCTGTGAAGAAATACGATCGCTACAGCGCCCAGGTAATCAGTTCTCCACGCTGGAAAGTGGTTCGTCTGCTGGCAAAACGCCGCGACGGATTCCAGTGCGTCAAGTGCGGCGCGGCCGGTCGACTTGAAGTCGACCACATCAAATCCGTTCGTCTCGCTCCCGACCTCGCGTTCGATTTGGCCAATCTGCAGACGCTCTGCAAGCCGTGCCATTCCGCGAAAACGAAAATCGAAGTCGGCTTCGCGCCGATCGATCCCCGGCGCCAAGAGTGGCGCGATTTTGTCCGCGCCTTGGCGCATCCCAAACCGAAGGAGTCACTATGCTTACCTCTGTGAAAATTCAGAAGCGCCAGTCGGAAATCCGTCAGTCGCTCGCCGCGCTCGTTGGCAAGACCCAGCCGACCGAGGATGAGACCCGTTCGATGTCGACCCTCGACACCGAGTATCAGGGCAACGAAGCGCGATACCGTGCCTCGCTGATCGTGGAAGACACGGAACGCCGTGAAGCCGGCAACGAGATGGAAACGCGCAGCGATCGCAAATTCAGCGAAATGATCGACAAGTTCGAGCTTCGGCAGGTTGCCTTGCACCTGGACGAAGGCGCGAAGATCGACGGCGCCACCGCCGAAGTGATCGAGGAACTGCGCTCGCAGGGCGGCTATCGCGGCGTCCCGATTCCCTATGCTGCGCTGGAAATCCGCAGTGGCGAAACCATTGCCAGCGGCACCCCGTCGCCGGTCAGCACTGCGCCGATCATCGATCGCATTTTCGCCGGCTCCGTCGCCAGCAAGATGGGCGCGCAGTTCGTCAACATCGCGCAGGGCACGAACGAATATCCGATCACGTCGTCGTCCGTCGCCGGTGGCTGGGCTGCGTCGGAAACCGGTAACGTCGCCGGTCCGACTGTCTACAGCACCGCAAACCGCTCGCTGTCTCCCGACCACACCTTCGGCATTCAGATGAAGGTGACGCGCAAGGCGCTCAAGCAGAGCGGCGATGCGCTGGAACAGGCCGTGCGTCGTGACATGAACGGCTGTCTCGCCGAAGGCATGGACAAGGCCGTGTTCCTCGGCACCGGTGCGGATGGTCAGCCTTCCGGCGTTCTGGTCGGCTCCTACGGCATCACTTCCACCGCCGTTACCGCAGCGGCATCGTGGGCCGCGTTCCGTGGTGCGGTGAAGCGCTTCATGCTGGCAAACGCCGCCAACTCGCCGGCGGATGTCAATCTGCTGCTGCGCCCGGAAATCTGGGACGCGATGGACGATGACCTGATCACGAACACCGCTGTTTCGGAGTGGGACCGACTGATCAAGAACATTCCCGGCGTCGTCATGTCGTCGAATGCTCTTGCCGCGCCGGTCGGTTCGCCGCTCGCCAGCAATGCGCTGCTGACGACCAACGTCGGTGGCGTTGCGCCCATCTTCGTCGGCACCTGGGGCGCCATCGATCTGATCCGCGACGTGTACAGCGATGCGGCTTCGGGCGGTCTGCGCCTGACTGCACTGGCGACGATGGACGTCACCGTGTCGCGTGCCCAGCAGCTTCAGATCCTGACCGGCATTCAGTGATGGACGAGTTCGCCACCGTCATTGGCGAACTGGAGTTGCGCGCTGCCCGTAAAGGGCGGCGCCGGCTTCGTGGTCGCTTTCCGTATCGCAAGCGCGCTGTAATGAGCGATGGCGGTCGCAAGGGTGGCCGACCGCAGAAAGAGGAGTTCGCGCCGGGCGCGTTTTCCCATTCGATCAACAACGATGAGCAGGACCAGCATCTGCTCGTTGGCCACAGCTTCGACACGCCGCTTGCGTCCAAGAAAACCGGCACGCTGATTTTCGATGACAACGACGAGGCGCTGACCTTTGACGCCGAGATCACGCCGCAGATTGCCGACACGTCGTATGGCGCGGACATTTTGAAACAGATTGACTCCGGTCTGTCTGTGGGCATTTCGCCGGGTTTTCGCATCCCGCCGCCGCGCGCAGTCGCCAAGCCGGAAGTGTTTACCGATGAGGGGCACGACCCCGCGCGCGGCATGCACAACGCGCTTATTCGCACGATCTTCCAAGCGATCCTGTTTGAGTTGTCGGTGGTCACACGGCCAGCTTACGGCGAAGCGTCCATCGCGATCGATCCCGAAGACATGACGGACGAGGAAAAACTAGCGGCCGGCTGGACCATGAATGCCGCGGGGATCCTTGTACCGCCACCCCTGACAATCACGCGCGCGATGCCTGCCGCGCTGCGCTGGAGATAACGATGGCCACGACAATCAAACAGAACGAGTCCGAACCGCTGACCTATCCGGACGCGCCGGAAGGTCTTTCGGCCGCCGCGGTCGCAATTCCGGCGCCCGTGATCTGGGAACGGATCGAGGCCTACGTCGCGCACCGATGGGCCGAACGCGATATCGAATGGCTGGTGGAAGGTCCGGGCGAATGGTCGCCGCCGCTGGCGCCGGCCACGATCGCCACCGTGGAAGTCTGGTCCGCTGCGGATGAGTGGGAAGCGTGCACCCCGAACGCTTCCCCGTTCGGCGGCTATTGGCTGTCCGCAACTGGTCCGTTCCGCTTCACCGGCACGGTCGGACCCGGCGAGGTGCCTGCCACGGTCAGCGAGGCGTACCGTCGCTTGGCCGAATACATGGCGGCGAAGCCTGGCAAACCCGGCGCCACGTCGGAAAGCATCGACGCCGGCTCAATTTCCATTTCGCA from Rhodopseudomonas sp. BAL398 encodes the following:
- a CDS encoding helix-turn-helix transcriptional regulator, whose protein sequence is MPRQLALPPNLPPRLIAREASAAYACLSPNTFDEMVRDGRMPKPRMLGSKRLAWDVRELDAAIDALPRDGEDANTVAADDGWGEEHAP
- a CDS encoding tyrosine-type recombinase/integrase, yielding MPRKLPPHVERNHVKGHTYLSFRIGKGPRTRLPSDPSSAEFREAYAAAMAGETPPARAAMQKDAPGTIGALVTSYMQTAAFISLRDTSKAGYMTRLETIRVEHGHRSVAGLTRDRINTFILLPYADRPGAALDTLKKLRILIRHAIEKGLLKHDPSAGIKRPKSKPIRAWTDAEMAAYEERWPLGTKQRTAYALMLGVGTARVDVHRMTWTQVDSAGVGYTRNKTGVAVDIGLDTGLRAALDAAPREHVTIINTEFGRPFTVDGFSGFMRDAMTAAGLPLDCKPHGLRKTLGRKLADAGVSAHDIMAALGHTTLAQAELYTKEANRRRGGQRAVTQLNDHKANIHSQTASERLGKVVKTGGKSE
- a CDS encoding tyrosine-type recombinase/integrase encodes the protein MARTVQDAKLESRTARDRLKSSGKPYFRTLEPGLHLGYRKPVSGPGKWVARHYIGEGGYEIETLAIADDFSDPDGVAILSFGQAQTLARSRMVLRAHAAVGKTKPLTVADAVESYIQYLMTNKKSGQEGRYAADAFILPALGKIEVDKLTTDQIRKWHVGVAAAPARIRTKPGGKQKFKPDVSDPEQARRRKSSANRILTVLKAALNRAWRDEQVASDGAWRRVEPFEGVESARVRYLTLPEASRLLAGADDDFRLLVRGALETGARYGELCLLTVADFNPDSGTVTIRQSKSGKARHVVLTADGAAFFAERTKGRQGGEPMFVKAGGGPWLPSHQAAPMETANTRAAIDPPINFHGLRHTWASHAVMGGVPMLIVAKNLGHSDTRMVEKHYGHLASSFVTDAIRAGAPRYDGTV
- a CDS encoding helix-turn-helix transcriptional regulator, whose product is MNSQTVDEFCHSHGISRAFFYKLAAKGQAPKIFKIGRCTRISDSAAIEWVAAREAASVKVAA
- a CDS encoding AAA family ATPase; translation: MTDPKPLKGLRAASQPPAPVYPTPMPPTLVRVAPPQKVTPPPKLIQSSGEFVANFLAPSYLLDGIVQRHFCYSLTAATGAGKTAIALRLAVHVGLGRKLGDREVEKGRVLYFASENSVDVQARWIAMAEHCGFDVNTIDVHFVSGASKLSEIAERITIEAAALGELALVVVDTSAATFEGTDENSNVDSLQHAKRMRSLTELKGAPTVLVLCHPVKSATNDNLLPRGGGSFIAEIDGNLCARKSDSAVELHWAGKFRGMDFAPILFRLDTVTAERLKDGRGRSMPTVMATPMDDAGKDAMAVAARTDEDMVLRAIDGNAGASSNELAKVLDWKMRDGRPYGVRVRRAAEKLAGDGLIMKHRGEWTLSARGEKELNRLDKRATGTDGRNSLVSILPQMPPKPVP
- a CDS encoding terminase large subunit domain-containing protein; the protein is MNAKKAIKFLQSLKVPEGPAAGEPLRLAAFQKKFVTGALAKNVSVACLSIGRGNAKTALSSGLALGELLGEIGDTQPNREIPVGARTRDQARLVWNFVAGYARYLPEDVQKRLTFRRAPRLEIEYTDENGTHLLRCLAADGKSALGGAPTLAIMDERGHWAKDKGDELEHALLSGLGKRNGRALIISTSAPDDNHPFSKWLDEPQEGVYVQEHRPPPGLPADDLESLLIANPGAVAGIGSSVEWLQSQARRAIARGGSSLTTFRLYNRNERVSGETRDLLLTVDEWLSCEAAELPPRAGQVVIGIDLGGSASMTAAAFYWPDTGRLECLGWFPTAPNLADRGASDGVGARYGEMASRGELSTLGHATVPVAAWLSEVMRHIEGERVAALCMDRYKQAELGQAIDAAGIRAPLIWRGFGFKDGNEDCERFRRSCFDGLVKAAPSLLLRSAFAETVCLRDPANNIKLAKARSLGRIDAASASVLAVAQGARMLAAPAKKVREAIWL
- a CDS encoding HNH endonuclease; amino-acid sequence: MKKYDRYSAQVISSPRWKVVRLLAKRRDGFQCVKCGAAGRLEVDHIKSVRLAPDLAFDLANLQTLCKPCHSAKTKIEVGFAPIDPRRQEWRDFVRALAHPKPKESLCLPL
- a CDS encoding phage major capsid protein — protein: MLTSVKIQKRQSEIRQSLAALVGKTQPTEDETRSMSTLDTEYQGNEARYRASLIVEDTERREAGNEMETRSDRKFSEMIDKFELRQVALHLDEGAKIDGATAEVIEELRSQGGYRGVPIPYAALEIRSGETIASGTPSPVSTAPIIDRIFAGSVASKMGAQFVNIAQGTNEYPITSSSVAGGWAASETGNVAGPTVYSTANRSLSPDHTFGIQMKVTRKALKQSGDALEQAVRRDMNGCLAEGMDKAVFLGTGADGQPSGVLVGSYGITSTAVTAAASWAAFRGAVKRFMLANAANSPADVNLLLRPEIWDAMDDDLITNTAVSEWDRLIKNIPGVVMSSNALAAPVGSPLASNALLTTNVGGVAPIFVGTWGAIDLIRDVYSDAASGGLRLTALATMDVTVSRAQQLQILTGIQ
- a CDS encoding HK97 family phage prohead protease, yielding MDEFATVIGELELRAARKGRRRLRGRFPYRKRAVMSDGGRKGGRPQKEEFAPGAFSHSINNDEQDQHLLVGHSFDTPLASKKTGTLIFDDNDEALTFDAEITPQIADTSYGADILKQIDSGLSVGISPGFRIPPPRAVAKPEVFTDEGHDPARGMHNALIRTIFQAILFELSVVTRPAYGEASIAIDPEDMTDEEKLAAGWTMNAAGILVPPPLTITRAMPAALRWR